The Acidobacteriota bacterium genome includes a window with the following:
- a CDS encoding nucleotidyltransferase family protein translates to MTPPCAVILARGLGTRMRRDEHAEGVGDEQSRVAATGVKAMIPIGRPFLDFVLSALADAGVRHVCLVIGPEHDAVRRYYTETVAPTRVRISFAVQERPLGTADAVTAAAPIVGNEDFLVLNSDNYYPVDAFRALVRMQGAGLVAFERDAMVRESNVEADRVRQFAIVRIAPDDSLVDVIEKPDEATLASSGGEVFLSMNCWRFTRDVLDACRRVKPSSRGELEIPDAVRLAQRDAGVRFAVARMRAGVLDLSSRGDISRVASRLAGVQVTL, encoded by the coding sequence ATGACACCACCATGCGCGGTGATTCTGGCGCGCGGCCTCGGGACGCGGATGCGTCGAGACGAACACGCGGAGGGAGTGGGAGACGAACAGTCGCGCGTCGCCGCGACGGGCGTCAAGGCGATGATCCCGATCGGCCGGCCGTTTCTCGACTTTGTCCTGAGTGCGCTGGCCGACGCCGGGGTGCGCCACGTCTGTCTGGTGATTGGGCCCGAGCACGACGCCGTGCGGCGCTACTACACCGAGACCGTGGCGCCGACCCGCGTTCGCATCAGCTTCGCCGTCCAGGAGCGGCCGCTCGGCACAGCCGACGCCGTGACAGCCGCCGCGCCGATCGTCGGGAACGAAGACTTCCTGGTGCTGAATTCCGACAACTACTACCCGGTGGACGCATTCCGCGCGCTCGTCCGCATGCAGGGAGCCGGATTGGTGGCATTCGAGCGGGACGCAATGGTCCGCGAAAGCAATGTTGAGGCCGACCGCGTTCGCCAGTTCGCCATCGTGCGTATCGCGCCTGACGATTCGCTGGTGGACGTGATCGAGAAGCCGGACGAAGCCACGCTGGCGTCGTCCGGCGGCGAAGTGTTTCTCAGCATGAATTGCTGGCGGTTCACCCGCGACGTGCTGGACGCGTGCCGGCGGGTGAAGCCCTCATCGCGGGGCGAGCTCGAGATTCCTGACGCCGTGCGCCTTGCGCAGCGCGACGCGGGCGTCAGGTTTGCCGTGGCACGGATGCGCGCCGGCGTGCTCGACCTGTCCAGCCGAGGCGACATCAGCCGCGTGGCCAGCCGGCTCGCCGGCGTCCAGGTGACACTGTAG
- a CDS encoding 2-oxoacid:ferredoxin oxidoreductase subunit beta, translating to MSTTATTRPIQDYTAKNYKSDLKPIWCPGCGDFGVVQAIYRALANIGRPPHEIAFVSGIGCSSRIPGYTTAYGFNTVHGRALPIAQGIKLANPDLLVLVAGGDGDGFSIGGGHVAHAIRRNVDLTYIVMDNQIYGLTKGQLSPTSRRGLVSVTSMYGSIEAPVNPLLYVLGYGAEFVAQGTPADMSGLAKVIEEGIRFPGFAFINVQSPCVTYGMDDQQLKAQKALMQPLESLNHDASNSLAAMGLAQQYGEKLYTGVFYRKGTPSPTFEGTARARQQELGAGTRPRAQVLDLFKLKK from the coding sequence ATGAGCACGACAGCAACGACGAGACCGATTCAGGACTATACGGCCAAGAACTACAAGAGCGACCTGAAGCCCATCTGGTGTCCGGGCTGCGGCGACTTCGGCGTGGTGCAGGCCATCTATCGCGCGCTGGCGAACATCGGCCGCCCGCCGCACGAGATCGCGTTCGTGTCAGGCATCGGATGTTCCAGCCGGATTCCCGGCTACACGACCGCGTACGGGTTCAACACCGTGCACGGACGGGCGCTGCCGATCGCGCAGGGCATCAAGCTCGCCAACCCGGATCTGCTCGTGCTGGTGGCCGGCGGCGACGGTGACGGCTTCTCGATCGGCGGCGGACACGTCGCGCATGCGATTCGCCGCAATGTCGATCTCACCTACATCGTGATGGACAACCAGATCTACGGCCTCACCAAGGGGCAGCTCTCGCCGACCTCACGGCGGGGGCTGGTCTCGGTGACATCCATGTACGGCTCGATCGAAGCGCCCGTCAACCCGCTGCTCTACGTGCTCGGCTACGGCGCGGAGTTCGTGGCGCAGGGCACGCCGGCCGACATGAGCGGCCTGGCGAAGGTGATCGAAGAGGGGATCCGCTTCCCCGGATTCGCCTTCATCAACGTCCAGTCTCCGTGCGTCACCTATGGCATGGACGATCAGCAGCTCAAGGCGCAGAAGGCGCTGATGCAGCCGCTGGAATCGCTGAACCACGATGCGTCGAACAGCCTGGCGGCGATGGGGCTGGCGCAGCAATACGGCGAAAAGCTCTATACGGGCGTCTTCTACAGAAAAGGCACGCCGAGCCCGACGTTCGAGGGAACCGCCCGCGCCAGACAGCAGGAGCTCGGTGCCGGAACACGGCCGCGGGCCCAGGTGCTGGATCTGTTCAAACTGAAGAAGTAG
- a CDS encoding 2-oxoacid:acceptor oxidoreductase subunit alpha: MNTDLVIGMAGSGGDGIVSAGESLLTAAAIEGYHGVLAKSFGPQIRGGESSFRLRLSTTKMLNTGGTLDIAVALSWDDFLRFGGELPVGGHTTVVYDSITKVPIDRIPLVGVQPIEVLAVPIEQMARETGGSERAKNTVVLGLMAGWLGIAREPMMAGIRKRLAKKDAEIIDKAVKAFHAGFEYASAHPLTSDRKMAPPAKASAKFVVDGNDLCAAAAIVAGCDFFAGYPITPSTEIMQFLSREIWKYGGTVMQAEDEIAGIGAVVGASFAGKKAMTATSGPGMSLKTEMLGLASIAELPLVCVNVQRGGPSTGIPTKAEQSDLFQAVFSAHGDVIRPVLAPVSAEDMYGITIEAFNIAEQYQSPVIILSDQEVGQRKETAEPIDASQVHIINRRVPGAQELEKYVRFRFTESGISPISHPGMPGGNYLASGIEHNEPGAPTASGEMHSRMNEKRLRKFRPLLDRRDLFIIDGPPDAPIALISWGSVAGVAIEALQIAQQQGLKVKLLVPKLMYPVSEAIYADFFLSVKRGLVVEQNHQAQLFRLIRMFVDVPSGMQTLAKSGSNPITPLEVVDRLKQITLALQQGKDREPSEV; this comes from the coding sequence ATGAACACGGATCTCGTAATTGGTATGGCCGGCTCCGGCGGAGACGGCATCGTGTCGGCTGGTGAGTCGCTGTTGACGGCAGCGGCGATTGAGGGGTATCACGGCGTGCTCGCCAAGAGCTTCGGCCCCCAGATCCGCGGAGGCGAATCGAGCTTCCGCCTGCGCCTGTCGACCACCAAGATGTTGAACACCGGCGGCACGCTCGATATCGCGGTCGCGCTCAGCTGGGACGATTTCCTCCGCTTCGGCGGAGAGCTCCCGGTTGGGGGGCACACCACGGTGGTCTACGACAGCATCACGAAGGTGCCGATCGACAGGATTCCGCTCGTGGGTGTCCAGCCGATCGAAGTGCTCGCCGTGCCGATCGAACAGATGGCGCGCGAGACTGGCGGCAGCGAACGCGCGAAGAACACCGTCGTCCTCGGACTGATGGCCGGGTGGCTCGGCATCGCGCGCGAGCCGATGATGGCGGGCATCCGCAAGCGTCTTGCCAAGAAGGACGCCGAGATCATCGACAAGGCCGTCAAGGCGTTTCACGCCGGTTTCGAATATGCGTCGGCGCACCCGCTGACCTCGGATCGGAAGATGGCGCCGCCCGCCAAGGCGTCGGCGAAATTCGTGGTGGACGGAAACGACCTCTGCGCCGCGGCGGCGATCGTGGCGGGTTGTGATTTCTTCGCGGGGTACCCGATTACGCCCTCGACCGAAATCATGCAGTTCCTTTCGCGCGAAATCTGGAAGTACGGCGGGACGGTGATGCAGGCCGAAGACGAGATCGCGGGTATCGGCGCGGTGGTTGGCGCGTCGTTCGCGGGCAAGAAGGCGATGACGGCGACGTCGGGGCCGGGCATGTCGCTCAAGACCGAGATGCTGGGTCTGGCCAGCATCGCCGAACTGCCGCTGGTGTGCGTCAATGTGCAGCGAGGCGGCCCATCGACCGGCATTCCCACCAAGGCCGAGCAGTCCGATCTGTTTCAGGCCGTATTTTCCGCCCACGGCGACGTGATCCGACCGGTGCTGGCGCCAGTCAGCGCCGAGGACATGTACGGCATCACCATCGAGGCCTTCAATATCGCCGAGCAGTACCAGAGCCCGGTCATCATCCTGTCGGACCAGGAAGTGGGCCAGCGCAAGGAGACGGCCGAGCCGATCGATGCCAGCCAGGTGCACATCATCAATCGTCGGGTCCCCGGTGCCCAGGAACTCGAGAAGTACGTGCGATTCCGGTTCACCGAATCGGGCATCAGTCCCATCAGCCATCCGGGCATGCCCGGCGGAAACTACCTCGCGTCGGGCATCGAGCACAATGAACCTGGCGCGCCGACTGCCAGCGGCGAGATGCACTCCAGGATGAACGAGAAGCGTCTCCGGAAGTTCCGGCCGCTGCTCGATCGGCGGGACCTGTTCATCATCGACGGCCCGCCGGATGCGCCCATTGCGCTCATCAGCTGGGGCAGCGTGGCAGGCGTCGCCATCGAGGCACTGCAGATCGCCCAGCAGCAGGGCCTGAAGGTCAAGCTGCTGGTGCCGAAGCTGATGTACCCGGTGTCGGAAGCCATCTACGCGGACTTTTTCCTGTCGGTCAAACGGGGTCTGGTGGTGGAGCAGAACCACCAGGCGCAGCTGTTCCGCCTGATTCGCATGTTCGTCGATGTACCGTCCGGCATGCAGACACTGGCCAAGAGCGGGTCGAATCCGATCACACCGCTCGAAGTGGTCGACCGTCTCAAACAGATCACGCTGGCGCTTCAGCAGGGCAAGGACCGCGAACCGTCAGAGGTGTAG
- a CDS encoding ROK family protein produces the protein MIRLGIDMGGTKIEGIALGRDGGVLARRRVPTPRGDYPGTVAAIADLVAGLEQEAGEPGTVGVGIPGTISPATGLIKNANSVWLIGRPFEQDLAARLGRRVRLANDANCFALSEASDGAGAGAAVVFGVIVGTGTGGGIVVHGRVVTGPNAVAGEWGHNPMPWPMPDEWPGPPCYCGRHGCIESFLSGPGLARDHECYTGECVSAETIVERARRSDAAAEATLQRYEERMARALSGVINLLDPDVIVLGGGVSKLERLYAHVPPLLGRWVFTDRVDTKVLPPKHGDASGVRGAAWLWPADDAAK, from the coding sequence ATGATTCGGCTCGGGATCGATATGGGCGGGACTAAGATCGAGGGGATTGCACTCGGCCGGGATGGCGGCGTGCTGGCCCGCCGCCGAGTTCCCACTCCCCGCGGCGACTATCCGGGGACAGTGGCGGCGATTGCCGATCTGGTGGCCGGTCTCGAGCAGGAAGCCGGGGAGCCCGGCACAGTCGGCGTCGGGATTCCCGGTACGATTTCTCCGGCAACCGGGTTGATCAAGAACGCCAATTCGGTCTGGCTGATCGGCCGGCCGTTTGAGCAGGACCTTGCCGCGCGGCTGGGCCGCCGGGTCCGTCTCGCCAATGACGCGAACTGCTTCGCGCTGTCGGAAGCGTCGGATGGCGCAGGCGCCGGGGCAGCTGTCGTCTTCGGTGTGATCGTGGGCACCGGGACCGGCGGCGGCATCGTGGTGCACGGCCGGGTCGTGACGGGGCCGAACGCGGTCGCGGGGGAGTGGGGGCACAATCCGATGCCGTGGCCGATGCCGGACGAATGGCCAGGGCCGCCGTGTTATTGCGGGCGCCACGGGTGCATCGAGAGCTTTCTGTCCGGTCCGGGGTTGGCCAGGGACCATGAGTGCTACACCGGTGAATGCGTCTCGGCCGAGACGATTGTCGAGCGGGCCCGCCGATCGGACGCCGCCGCCGAGGCCACGCTGCAGCGCTACGAAGAGCGGATGGCCCGAGCGCTCTCCGGGGTGATCAACCTGCTGGATCCTGATGTCATCGTGCTCGGCGGGGGAGTGTCGAAACTCGAGCGACTGTATGCGCACGTTCCGCCGCTGCTGGGTCGGTGGGTATTTACCGATCGCGTCGACACGAAAGTGCTGCCTCCGAAGCATGGGGATGCGAGCGGCGTCCGCGGTGCCGCGTGGCTGTGGCCGGCGGATGACGCAGCCAAATAG
- a CDS encoding lysophospholipid acyltransferase family protein, with amino-acid sequence MILVAWFRSCAAYVYLCLFVGLIGPPALLLAWATGWVRPLPVLGRFAAMTARQIFGIRVTVEGLDHVRADRPSVYCINHRSHVDMIVFELILPNCPKLRALYKAELNRIPVLGMVLRTAGFVPVERTRRDRAIEAVDLAVEHLKAGESFLLAPEGTRSRTDQMLPFKKGGFVMAIKAQVPVVPIAIIGSDRAMPRGRFYATPGRVLVRIGEPVPTTGLGFEDRDRLAADVRRRMEKMLGRAQ; translated from the coding sequence ATGATCCTTGTTGCCTGGTTTCGCTCGTGTGCGGCCTACGTCTACCTGTGCCTCTTCGTCGGACTGATCGGCCCGCCGGCGCTGCTGTTGGCCTGGGCGACTGGATGGGTCCGCCCCCTGCCGGTGCTCGGGCGGTTTGCCGCGATGACCGCCCGCCAGATCTTTGGCATCCGCGTGACGGTCGAAGGCCTCGATCATGTGCGGGCCGACCGGCCCTCGGTGTACTGCATCAACCACCGCAGCCACGTGGACATGATCGTGTTTGAGCTGATCCTGCCGAACTGCCCGAAGTTACGCGCCCTCTACAAAGCCGAGCTGAACAGGATTCCTGTTCTCGGGATGGTGCTTCGGACGGCCGGCTTCGTGCCGGTCGAGCGGACCAGGCGCGATCGCGCCATTGAGGCCGTCGATCTGGCGGTTGAGCATCTCAAGGCGGGAGAGTCGTTCTTGCTCGCTCCCGAAGGGACGCGCAGCCGGACCGACCAGATGCTGCCGTTCAAGAAGGGCGGCTTCGTGATGGCGATCAAGGCGCAGGTGCCGGTGGTGCCGATTGCCATTATCGGGTCGGATCGTGCGATGCCGCGGGGACGGTTCTATGCGACGCCGGGCCGCGTTCTCGTCAGGATTGGCGAGCCGGTGCCGACCACGGGGCTTGGATTCGAAGATCGCGACCGGCTGGCGGCCGACGTGCGGCGGCGAATGGAGAAGATGCTCGGACGAGCGCAATGA
- a CDS encoding AMP-binding protein, producing the protein MTRLALYLLGCAIAFAARPLIALRYRIEFKGLETLAKADARGILFLPNHAALVDPVILVAWLFPRFKLRPLADEYQVGRTALGKVVKVFGTRILPNMELRGAAAREGMKKAVADLIDGLRSGERILLYPAGRIKRQLLEDLGSASGVETIVKAIPDVRIILMRHDGLWGSSFSWAATGRVPPFGTILMEGVKHLLKNGIFFMPRRRVTIECVEPADFPRRGSRSAMNRYMEAFYNAKTSRNTYVPYRFWESGGPQIRPEPVHELPRADASPVAPVVRNAVLAHLAEMSGRQDLTMSHVLARDVGLDSLALAELVTWIQAEFGFSVGTPESLVTVGDVALAAAGRGVSAVVPADLPPMAANWFTDADNRTRLALPASRTLMDAFLVQVSARPRQPIVADQKSGVRTYRDLVTAIFALKPIIEKLPGEYVGIMMPASVGAAVLTLTTLACGKTAVMVNWTAGMRTIRQSLDSLGVGTVITPRELTTKLTGLGTDLTEIQDRLLYVEDLIASLGPLDKLIAAIRGSVGRRSLARVPQREVAVVLFTSGSENVPKAVPLTHANLLTNVGDILTMGQLEERDVLLGLLPPFHSFGLTATLLLPLCIGMRTAYHPNPTEAALIAQKIDAARATVIFATPTFLAGIVRAAGPRQLDSLRLAVTGAEKCPTQLYDALRTRVPGAIILEGYGITECSPVVSVTPMDAPVPGSVGRLLPRVEGVVVNLDVTRRAAPDETGMLLVRGPSVFGGYLHYTGESPFVEFEGRSWYRTGDLVSATADGTLYFQGRLKRFVKLGGEMISLPAIESALQKHFAQPGDEGPVIAIDALGDPESPDIALFTRAPADRSHVNALIKEAGLSALHNIRQIVQVDAIPVLGTGKTDYRTLRAQHSGYHHSQS; encoded by the coding sequence ATGACCCGTCTTGCCCTCTACCTGCTCGGCTGCGCCATCGCCTTCGCCGCACGTCCGCTCATCGCGCTCAGATATCGCATCGAGTTCAAGGGCCTCGAGACGCTCGCCAAGGCGGATGCTCGCGGCATCCTCTTTCTGCCGAATCACGCCGCCCTGGTCGATCCCGTCATTCTCGTCGCGTGGTTGTTTCCCCGTTTCAAGCTGCGCCCGCTCGCCGACGAGTACCAGGTCGGTCGCACGGCGCTCGGGAAAGTCGTGAAAGTCTTCGGCACCCGCATTCTGCCCAACATGGAACTCAGGGGAGCTGCCGCGCGCGAGGGCATGAAGAAGGCCGTCGCTGATCTGATCGACGGACTCCGGTCAGGGGAGCGCATCTTGCTCTACCCCGCCGGGCGGATCAAGCGGCAACTCCTCGAGGATCTCGGGAGCGCCAGTGGTGTTGAGACGATCGTCAAGGCCATTCCGGACGTCCGGATCATCCTGATGCGCCACGACGGCCTCTGGGGCAGCTCGTTCAGCTGGGCGGCGACGGGCCGCGTTCCCCCGTTTGGCACGATCCTCATGGAAGGGGTGAAGCACCTGCTGAAGAACGGCATCTTCTTCATGCCCCGGCGCCGCGTGACGATCGAGTGCGTCGAACCGGCCGATTTTCCGCGGCGGGGCAGCCGGTCGGCGATGAATCGGTACATGGAAGCGTTCTACAACGCGAAGACGTCCCGCAACACGTATGTTCCCTACCGATTCTGGGAATCCGGCGGGCCGCAGATCCGGCCCGAGCCGGTTCACGAGCTGCCACGGGCTGACGCCTCGCCGGTCGCGCCCGTCGTCAGGAACGCGGTACTCGCGCATCTGGCCGAGATGTCGGGACGCCAGGACCTCACCATGTCGCACGTGCTGGCGCGCGATGTCGGCCTCGACAGCCTCGCGCTCGCCGAACTGGTCACGTGGATTCAAGCCGAGTTTGGCTTCTCTGTCGGCACGCCGGAGAGCCTGGTGACGGTCGGCGATGTGGCGCTGGCGGCCGCCGGACGCGGTGTGTCGGCCGTCGTACCGGCGGACCTGCCGCCGATGGCCGCGAACTGGTTCACCGACGCCGACAACCGCACGCGGCTCGCGCTGCCGGCGAGCCGCACCCTGATGGACGCGTTCCTCGTCCAGGTCTCCGCGCGGCCGAGGCAGCCGATCGTGGCCGACCAGAAGAGCGGCGTCCGGACTTACCGGGATCTGGTCACGGCGATCTTTGCGCTGAAGCCGATCATCGAGAAGCTGCCGGGCGAGTACGTCGGCATCATGATGCCCGCCTCGGTCGGCGCCGCGGTGCTCACGCTGACGACGCTCGCGTGCGGCAAGACGGCGGTGATGGTCAACTGGACCGCCGGCATGCGCACGATTCGTCAGTCGCTCGACTCGCTGGGTGTCGGCACGGTGATCACACCGCGGGAGCTGACGACCAAGCTGACCGGACTCGGCACCGACCTGACGGAGATTCAGGACCGGCTCCTGTATGTCGAAGATCTGATCGCGTCGCTCGGTCCGCTGGACAAGCTCATCGCGGCCATTCGCGGATCCGTCGGCCGTCGGTCGCTCGCCAGGGTGCCGCAGCGAGAGGTCGCCGTCGTGCTGTTTACGAGCGGTTCGGAGAACGTCCCCAAGGCGGTGCCGCTGACGCACGCCAACCTGCTCACCAATGTCGGCGACATCCTGACCATGGGACAGCTGGAGGAACGGGACGTGCTGCTGGGATTACTGCCGCCGTTCCATTCATTCGGCCTGACGGCCACGCTGCTGCTTCCGCTCTGCATCGGCATGCGCACCGCCTATCACCCCAATCCGACCGAGGCGGCGCTCATCGCGCAAAAGATCGACGCCGCCCGCGCCACCGTGATCTTCGCGACGCCGACGTTTCTCGCCGGCATCGTCCGGGCGGCGGGGCCGCGACAGCTCGACTCGCTTCGGCTCGCGGTCACCGGCGCCGAGAAGTGTCCGACCCAGCTGTACGACGCGCTGCGCACGCGAGTGCCGGGCGCGATCATTCTCGAAGGATATGGCATCACGGAATGTTCGCCGGTCGTCTCGGTGACCCCGATGGACGCGCCCGTGCCCGGCAGCGTCGGACGGCTCTTGCCGAGGGTCGAGGGCGTCGTGGTCAATCTCGACGTCACCCGGCGCGCGGCTCCCGACGAGACCGGAATGCTGCTGGTTCGCGGTCCGAGCGTGTTTGGCGGGTACCTGCATTACACCGGCGAATCGCCGTTTGTGGAGTTCGAGGGCCGCTCATGGTACCGCACGGGCGACCTGGTGAGCGCGACCGCCGACGGCACGCTCTACTTCCAGGGACGCCTCAAGCGCTTCGTCAAGCTGGGTGGAGAGATGATCTCGCTGCCGGCGATTGAGTCGGCCCTGCAGAAGCACTTTGCCCAGCCAGGCGATGAGGGCCCGGTCATTGCCATCGATGCACTCGGCGACCCCGAGAGCCCGGACATCGCACTCTTCACGCGCGCGCCGGCGGATCGGTCGCACGTCAACGCACTCATCAAGGAGGCTGGCCTGAGCGCGCTCCACAACATCCGGCAGATCGTGCAGGTCGACGCGATTCCCGTGCTCGGCACCGGGAAGACCGACTACCGCACGTTGAGAGCCCAACACTCCGGATATCATCACTCCCAGAGTTGA
- a CDS encoding sulfide/dihydroorotate dehydrogenase-like FAD/NAD-binding protein, whose translation MHRILSKDILAPDVARFWIEGAHIARKRKPGQFVIVRTSEDGERIPLTIADVDKQRGAISIIVQGVGKSTKQLNALNVGDAILDVAGPLGRGTEIHPNARVCCIGGGIGTAVVYPIACGAKALHGQVVAIVGGRTKDFVILEKELRAVVDRVIVTTDDGSAGAKGLVTDALRGLLAEGATFDEVVAVGPLPMMKAVVALTKPLGIKTTVSLNPLMVDGTGMCGGCRVSVGGEQKFVCVDGPEFNGHLVDFDELGARLRAYREQEAESLRLYNERVACQAISN comes from the coding sequence GTGCACCGAATCTTGAGCAAGGACATTCTGGCCCCAGATGTGGCGCGATTCTGGATCGAGGGCGCCCACATCGCCCGCAAGCGAAAGCCCGGGCAGTTCGTGATTGTCAGAACATCCGAGGACGGCGAACGCATCCCGCTCACCATCGCGGACGTCGACAAGCAGCGCGGGGCGATTTCCATCATCGTCCAGGGCGTGGGCAAGTCGACCAAGCAATTGAACGCGCTGAACGTCGGCGATGCCATTCTCGACGTGGCGGGTCCGCTCGGCAGGGGCACCGAGATCCATCCCAACGCCAGGGTCTGCTGCATCGGCGGCGGGATCGGCACGGCGGTGGTTTATCCCATCGCGTGCGGGGCCAAAGCGCTGCACGGTCAGGTGGTGGCGATCGTCGGCGGCCGGACAAAGGATTTCGTCATCCTCGAGAAGGAGCTCCGCGCGGTAGTCGATCGCGTCATCGTCACGACCGACGATGGGTCCGCCGGCGCCAAGGGGCTGGTGACCGACGCCCTGCGGGGACTGCTCGCCGAGGGCGCGACCTTCGACGAGGTAGTCGCGGTGGGTCCTCTGCCGATGATGAAGGCTGTCGTCGCGCTGACCAAGCCGCTCGGCATCAAGACCACGGTGAGTCTGAATCCGCTGATGGTGGATGGCACGGGCATGTGTGGCGGGTGCCGCGTCTCGGTCGGCGGCGAACAGAAGTTCGTCTGCGTCGACGGCCCCGAATTCAACGGGCACCTGGTGGACTTTGACGAACTGGGCGCGCGGCTGCGGGCGTACCGCGAGCAGGAAGCCGAATCGCTCAGACTCTACAATGAACGCGTGGCCTGCCAGGCCATCTCGAACTGA
- the gltA gene encoding NADPH-dependent glutamate synthase, producing MAKKITQKTKNAMPLQDAVARAHNFEEVALGYPVDLAVLEAQRCIQCKNYPCVSGCPVEIDIPKFIQEVAERNFEGAFKTLMDRNVLPAICGRVCPQEEQCEVKCTLGVKFEPVAIGRIERFVADYASLLKFADDTPPAPPTGHKVAVVGSGPAGLTVAADLAKMGHGVTIFEALHKAGGVLVYGIPEFRLPKAIVAGEIEALKRIGVEIKTNHVIGQIFTVDELFTELGFEAVFIATGAGLPTFPKIPGINLIGVYSANEYLTRSNLMKAYLFPVSDTPTIRGKNVAVIGGGNTAMDAVRTALRLGADNAYLVYRRTRREMPARREEVEHAEEEGVQIMMLAAPTAILADEHSRVRAMRCIRMELGEPDSSGRRSPVPQKGSEFDIEVDTVVFAIGQGANPLIRNTTPDLPVNKWGNILADDATGATQKPGVFAGGDIVTGGATVISAMGAGRKAARAIDRYLKNPSADGYSPTDV from the coding sequence ATGGCCAAGAAGATTACGCAGAAGACAAAGAATGCGATGCCGCTGCAGGATGCGGTCGCGCGCGCCCACAACTTCGAGGAGGTCGCCCTGGGCTACCCGGTCGACCTGGCGGTGCTCGAGGCGCAGCGTTGCATCCAGTGCAAGAACTACCCGTGTGTCTCCGGCTGCCCGGTCGAGATCGACATCCCGAAGTTCATTCAGGAGGTCGCGGAGCGCAACTTCGAGGGCGCCTTCAAGACCCTCATGGACCGCAATGTGCTGCCCGCGATCTGCGGCCGCGTCTGCCCGCAGGAAGAACAGTGCGAGGTCAAGTGCACGCTGGGTGTGAAGTTCGAGCCCGTCGCCATCGGCCGGATTGAGCGGTTCGTCGCCGACTACGCGTCGCTGTTAAAGTTTGCCGACGACACGCCGCCGGCGCCGCCGACCGGCCACAAGGTCGCGGTGGTGGGATCCGGGCCGGCCGGCCTCACGGTGGCCGCCGACCTCGCCAAGATGGGCCACGGCGTCACGATCTTCGAGGCGCTGCACAAGGCGGGCGGGGTGCTCGTTTACGGCATCCCCGAATTCAGGCTGCCGAAGGCGATCGTCGCGGGCGAAATTGAAGCATTGAAGCGCATCGGCGTGGAGATCAAGACCAATCACGTCATCGGCCAGATCTTCACGGTCGACGAACTGTTCACCGAACTCGGGTTCGAGGCGGTCTTTATCGCGACCGGCGCGGGCCTGCCGACGTTTCCGAAAATCCCCGGCATCAACCTGATCGGCGTGTACTCGGCCAACGAGTACCTCACCCGCTCGAATCTGATGAAGGCGTACCTGTTCCCCGTCTCGGACACACCGACGATTCGGGGAAAGAACGTGGCGGTCATCGGAGGAGGCAATACGGCCATGGACGCGGTGCGCACGGCCCTGCGGCTGGGGGCGGACAACGCGTATCTGGTCTACCGCCGCACGCGCCGGGAGATGCCGGCCCGCCGAGAAGAAGTCGAGCACGCCGAGGAAGAGGGCGTCCAGATCATGATGCTCGCCGCGCCGACGGCGATTCTCGCCGACGAACATTCGCGGGTGCGCGCCATGCGCTGCATCAGGATGGAGCTGGGCGAGCCGGATTCCTCGGGCAGGCGCAGCCCGGTGCCGCAGAAGGGCTCGGAATTCGACATCGAGGTCGATACCGTCGTCTTCGCGATCGGCCAGGGGGCCAACCCGTTGATCCGCAATACCACGCCGGATCTTCCGGTCAACAAGTGGGGCAACATCCTCGCCGACGATGCGACGGGAGCGACGCAGAAGCCGGGCGTCTTCGCGGGTGGTGACATTGTCACCGGCGGTGCGACCGTGATTTCGGCGATGGGGGCGGGACGCAAAGCGGCACGGGCAATCGACCGGTATCTGAAGAACCCTTCGGCTGACGGCTATTCGCCGACGGACGTGTAA
- a CDS encoding N-acetyltransferase, with amino-acid sequence MDNMAIRSARDGDREWAASLMAASEPWLTLRRPYDACLASCWHPLDELHIAEIDGGRCGFVLVRPQGIAGAPYVVSIAVADAFRSRGVGRAMIAFVAKRFATRARHLFLCVSSFNLRAKALYEREGFVQVGELPDFIIEGASERLMCRRLTPADGR; translated from the coding sequence ATGGACAACATGGCTATCAGGAGCGCTCGTGATGGCGACCGGGAATGGGCCGCCTCCTTGATGGCGGCATCGGAGCCCTGGTTGACGCTGCGGCGCCCGTACGACGCCTGCCTGGCATCGTGCTGGCATCCTCTGGACGAACTGCATATTGCCGAAATCGACGGTGGGCGGTGCGGATTCGTCCTGGTTCGCCCGCAGGGAATCGCCGGCGCCCCCTACGTCGTCTCGATCGCGGTTGCCGACGCGTTCCGGTCGCGCGGCGTGGGCCGAGCCATGATCGCGTTTGTCGCGAAGCGCTTCGCGACGCGTGCCCGGCATCTGTTCCTCTGCGTGTCGTCGTTCAACCTCCGGGCGAAAGCCCTGTACGAGCGCGAGGGATTCGTGCAGGTGGGCGAGCTGCCGGATTTCATCATCGAGGGCGCGTCGGAACGACTGATGTGCCGGCGGCTCACGCCGGCAGACGGCCGGTAA